One part of the Mariniblastus fucicola genome encodes these proteins:
- a CDS encoding peroxiredoxin-like family protein, with amino-acid sequence MNADTDPTNTLRAQTEAKFATTRKNNPEFAKRIDDLLASAEVFQSGANATEVGQQAPGFELPNSQGEKVSLASLLSKGPVVVTFYRGSWCPYCSLQLQAMKSRLEEIHSLGAELVAISPQLPDDSVSQTGQEPLPFPVLSDQDALVAAEYGVSWQVPEVILGHMRNDRGLQLEEINGGNGTVLPIPATFVLNREGVVTWRFVDVDYRQRAEPADIVAALKELQ; translated from the coding sequence ATGAATGCGGATACAGACCCGACCAATACGCTTCGAGCGCAAACGGAAGCCAAGTTCGCGACGACGCGAAAGAACAATCCGGAATTTGCGAAACGGATCGATGATCTGTTGGCGTCCGCCGAGGTGTTTCAGTCCGGTGCCAACGCGACCGAAGTGGGACAACAGGCTCCCGGCTTTGAACTGCCCAACTCTCAGGGCGAAAAAGTTTCGCTTGCGAGTTTGCTGTCAAAGGGCCCGGTCGTGGTGACTTTTTATCGCGGCAGTTGGTGTCCTTATTGCAGTTTGCAATTGCAAGCAATGAAATCCCGACTGGAGGAGATCCATTCGCTTGGTGCGGAACTGGTTGCGATTAGCCCACAGTTGCCCGACGATTCGGTTTCACAAACGGGGCAGGAGCCGCTGCCGTTTCCGGTGCTCTCGGATCAGGACGCGTTGGTCGCGGCGGAGTACGGAGTTTCGTGGCAGGTTCCCGAAGTGATTCTGGGGCATATGCGAAACGATCGCGGTTTGCAGTTGGAAGAGATCAACGGCGGCAATGGAACCGTGTTGCCTATCCCGGCGACGTTTGTGTTGAACCGTGAGGGCGTCGTGACGTGGCGATTCGTTGACGTTGACTATCGACAGCGGGCCGAACCCGCAGACATCGTGGCGGCTTTGAAAGAGCTCCAGTAG
- a CDS encoding SDR family oxidoreductase: MTFEAKDKTVLVTGANRGIGKVILEEALQRGATKVYAAVRDLDSAKPLVEAHGDRVVPVRLDLNDPASITAAAELANDVDVVVNNAGVLKQSEATSDDAIESLKFEMDVNVYGLIRVAQAFAPALKSNGGGALVQLNSVASVKTFANMATYCASKAASYSITQGLRDSLREQGTLVVSVHPGPIQTDMGHDAGFQDIAESPTLVASAIFDAIANGQFHVWPDSMAQQVGGAYQSFAENVVEANMEESVA, from the coding sequence ATGACATTTGAAGCAAAAGATAAAACCGTTTTGGTTACCGGAGCCAACCGTGGCATCGGAAAAGTAATCCTTGAAGAAGCATTGCAACGCGGTGCAACGAAAGTCTATGCGGCTGTTCGCGATCTCGATTCGGCAAAGCCACTCGTTGAAGCTCACGGCGACCGTGTCGTTCCTGTTCGGCTGGACCTGAATGACCCTGCGTCGATTACCGCGGCGGCTGAGTTGGCGAATGACGTCGATGTGGTCGTCAACAACGCGGGCGTTTTGAAACAAAGCGAAGCGACCAGTGACGATGCGATTGAGTCGTTGAAGTTTGAAATGGATGTCAACGTTTACGGTTTGATCCGTGTCGCCCAGGCGTTTGCTCCCGCACTAAAATCCAATGGCGGCGGGGCATTGGTGCAGCTCAACAGCGTCGCGTCGGTCAAGACGTTCGCGAACATGGCGACGTACTGTGCGTCCAAGGCGGCCAGCTACTCAATCACGCAGGGATTGCGAGACTCATTGCGTGAACAGGGGACGTTGGTTGTGAGTGTTCATCCGGGGCCGATTCAAACCGACATGGGCCATGACGCTGGCTTTCAGGATATCGCCGAGTCACCAACATTGGTCGCGAGCGCAATCTTTGACGCGATCGCGAATGGACAATTTCACGTCTGGCCGGATTCAATGGCTCAGCAAGTCGGCGGCGCTTACCAAAGCTTTGCCGAGAACGTCGTAGAGGCGAACATGGAAGAGAGCGTCGCGTAG
- the adhP gene encoding alcohol dehydrogenase AdhP, whose translation MNQIREIHALQQLVDRCDAAFWGDVEPQVLAGTRFALKNICTERKINRNVSNRNPVMSETLELPRSKSPNLPTTMKAAVAHAFGQPLKIEQVAVPQPAAGEVLIRVEACGVCHTDLHAVNGDWPVKPELPFIPGHEGVGIVEAVGSETSLVKVGDRVGVPWLYKACGSCEYCITGWETLCPSQQNAGYSVNGSYADFVVAPEAYVAKIPDGLDPVHAGPILCAGVTTYKGIKETEAKPGEWIVISGIGGLGHLAVQYAKAMGLHVAAVDVADEKLELARSLGAEVTVNANSENPIDQVQQQTGGAHGALVTAVSVPAFHQALGMLRRGGTCALVGLPPGEFPTPIFDVVLKRITVRGSIVGTRKDMQEALQFAAEGKVKTTVEVQPLSAINEIFTRLENGEINGRVVIQP comes from the coding sequence ATGAACCAAATCCGGGAGATTCACGCTTTGCAGCAGTTGGTCGATCGCTGCGACGCGGCTTTCTGGGGCGATGTCGAGCCTCAAGTTCTCGCTGGCACACGCTTTGCTTTGAAGAACATTTGCACTGAGAGAAAAATCAATCGCAACGTATCGAACAGGAATCCAGTCATGTCTGAGACGCTTGAACTTCCGCGATCCAAATCACCGAACCTTCCGACGACAATGAAAGCCGCCGTCGCTCACGCGTTCGGCCAGCCGTTGAAAATCGAGCAGGTTGCCGTCCCGCAACCGGCGGCAGGCGAAGTCCTGATTCGCGTCGAAGCCTGCGGTGTCTGTCACACGGACCTTCACGCGGTCAACGGTGATTGGCCCGTGAAACCAGAGCTGCCGTTCATTCCGGGTCACGAGGGAGTCGGAATCGTCGAGGCCGTCGGTTCGGAGACTTCGCTGGTTAAAGTCGGCGATCGTGTCGGAGTTCCGTGGCTGTACAAAGCGTGTGGCAGTTGCGAGTACTGCATTACGGGTTGGGAAACGCTGTGCCCGAGCCAGCAAAACGCCGGCTACTCGGTCAACGGAAGCTACGCCGATTTTGTGGTGGCTCCGGAAGCCTATGTCGCCAAAATCCCTGACGGCCTGGACCCGGTGCATGCCGGACCGATCCTGTGTGCGGGCGTGACGACTTACAAAGGCATCAAGGAAACCGAAGCGAAACCTGGCGAGTGGATCGTGATTTCAGGAATCGGCGGGCTAGGTCATCTGGCCGTGCAGTACGCGAAAGCAATGGGTCTGCACGTTGCCGCTGTCGATGTCGCCGATGAGAAACTGGAACTTGCTCGATCACTCGGGGCAGAAGTCACGGTGAACGCAAATTCCGAAAACCCGATCGATCAGGTGCAACAGCAAACCGGTGGAGCTCACGGAGCGTTGGTGACCGCTGTCTCGGTCCCGGCGTTTCATCAAGCCCTCGGCATGCTTCGTCGCGGCGGAACCTGTGCGTTGGTCGGATTGCCTCCGGGAGAGTTTCCTACTCCCATTTTCGATGTGGTGTTGAAACGAATCACTGTCCGCGGCTCAATCGTCGGAACGCGGAAGGATATGCAGGAAGCGTTGCAGTTCGCGGCTGAAGGCAAAGTCAAAACAACCGTCGAGGTTCAGCCGCTGAGTGCGATCAACGAAATCTTCACGCGTCTTGAAAACGGTGAGATCAACGGCCGCGTCGTCATCCAACCTTAG
- a CDS encoding NADP-dependent oxidoreductase, giving the protein MTTQTTDRNRRIVLASRPHGQPKPENFRLEQTDVPQPGDGEVLLRTMYLSLDPYMRGRMSDGPSYADPVAIDDVMVGGTVCRVEKSNNEKFSQGDMVLGYSGWQDFAISDGGGLVKLDANMQRPSLALGVLGMTGFTAYMGLLDIGQPKAGETVVVAGATGAVGSVVGQIAKIKGCRMVGVAGGETKCRLAVDELGFDACIDHRADDFDEQLAAACTDGIDVYFENVGGKVFDGVLPLLNTKARIPLCGLIAHYNDTELPPGPDRLSLLTRKLLTKRIRMQGFIIFDDYGHRYGEFAAEMGQWVKDKKIKAHEDIVEDLENAPDAFIGLLEGQNQGKLVIRVANE; this is encoded by the coding sequence ATGACAACCCAAACGACTGACCGCAACCGACGCATCGTGCTGGCTTCGCGACCACATGGTCAACCCAAACCAGAAAACTTTCGCCTTGAGCAGACCGATGTTCCTCAGCCGGGCGATGGAGAAGTCCTGTTGCGGACGATGTATCTCTCGCTCGACCCCTATATGCGTGGGCGGATGAGCGACGGGCCATCTTATGCGGATCCCGTTGCGATCGATGACGTGATGGTTGGAGGCACCGTTTGCCGCGTCGAGAAATCTAACAATGAGAAATTCTCCCAGGGCGACATGGTGCTCGGCTACAGCGGATGGCAGGACTTCGCGATCTCGGACGGGGGAGGACTGGTGAAGCTGGACGCCAACATGCAGCGTCCTTCGCTGGCATTGGGTGTGCTCGGGATGACAGGATTCACGGCTTACATGGGACTGCTCGATATCGGTCAGCCCAAAGCGGGCGAAACCGTGGTTGTGGCCGGTGCGACAGGAGCCGTCGGTTCGGTCGTCGGGCAGATCGCAAAAATCAAAGGCTGTCGCATGGTTGGCGTCGCGGGTGGGGAAACGAAGTGCCGGCTGGCGGTCGACGAGCTTGGATTCGACGCTTGCATCGACCATCGTGCCGATGACTTTGACGAACAGCTTGCCGCGGCGTGTACCGATGGCATCGATGTGTACTTCGAAAACGTGGGTGGGAAAGTGTTCGACGGAGTCCTGCCGCTGCTCAACACCAAGGCTCGCATTCCACTGTGTGGCCTGATCGCTCACTACAACGATACCGAGTTGCCGCCGGGTCCGGATCGCCTTTCGTTGCTGACCAGAAAATTGCTGACCAAGCGTATTCGAATGCAGGGATTCATCATTTTTGACGACTACGGTCACCGTTACGGCGAGTTCGCGGCGGAGATGGGGCAGTGGGTCAAGGACAAAAAAATCAAAGCTCACGAAGACATCGTTGAGGATCTGGAAAACGCTCCGGACGCGTTCATCGGACTGCTCGAAGGCCAGAACCAAGGCAAGCTTGTCATCCGCGTGGCGAACGAATAA
- a CDS encoding carboxymuconolactone decarboxylase family protein, translating to MTDFQLHNVESAPEASKASLEASQKAYGVVPNLHAAMAESPALLEAYKTIGGIFGKTELSMTEQQIVAMTNNRLNGCTYCMAAHTTIMQGAKVPEDVITSLREGTQIADPKLEALRQFAEKVNLKRGHLDDGDIEALIDAGYTKQTVLEVILGTAFKVLSNYTNHVVQTPLDDMFAKNEWAGESQPAS from the coding sequence ATGACAGACTTCCAACTACATAACGTCGAATCTGCTCCTGAAGCCAGCAAAGCTTCGCTTGAGGCCAGCCAAAAAGCCTACGGCGTCGTGCCGAATCTTCATGCCGCGATGGCTGAGTCGCCAGCATTGCTAGAGGCCTACAAGACGATCGGCGGAATCTTTGGGAAGACCGAACTGAGCATGACCGAGCAACAGATCGTTGCGATGACGAACAATCGGCTCAACGGGTGCACGTACTGCATGGCGGCTCACACGACGATCATGCAGGGCGCCAAGGTGCCCGAAGACGTGATCACGTCTCTGCGTGAAGGAACACAGATCGCTGATCCGAAACTGGAAGCGTTGCGGCAGTTTGCGGAGAAAGTAAATCTCAAACGAGGCCACCTGGACGACGGCGACATTGAAGCCCTGATCGACGCGGGATACACAAAGCAGACTGTTCTGGAAGTGATCCTCGGTACGGCGTTCAAAGTCCTTTCTAACTACACAAACCACGTCGTGCAAACTCCGCTCGATGACATGTTCGCGAAAAACGAGTGGGCTGGCGAGTCCCAACCGGCGAGCTAA
- a CDS encoding IS5 family transposase, which translates to MSIEYPSSLSDDQWRLLRRLIPPAKLRGRKRIDRRQIVDAILYWCRTGCQWRLLPDCFPNWNTVYGVYRAWRIDGTWQRIHDRLREKVRRKEGRKPTPTAAIIDSQSIRSAEGGELRGYDAAKRITGRKRHILVDTLGLVMVVVVHSADLQDYEGAHLVLENIRQKFRRLRVIFADSIYGRADLPEFLKQWYRVILQTVKRPVEAEGFVVLPKRWIVERTFAWLGKFRRLSKDYERLTQNSETVIRIAMIQFMLNRLEK; encoded by the coding sequence ATGAGTATTGAGTATCCCAGCAGTCTCAGTGATGATCAATGGCGATTGCTTCGTCGTCTGATTCCGCCAGCAAAACTTCGCGGCCGCAAACGAATCGATCGGCGTCAAATTGTCGATGCGATATTGTATTGGTGTCGAACGGGCTGCCAGTGGCGGTTGCTTCCGGACTGCTTTCCGAATTGGAACACGGTTTATGGAGTTTATCGAGCTTGGCGTATTGATGGGACATGGCAACGCATTCACGATCGTCTTCGCGAAAAGGTACGCCGCAAAGAAGGCAGGAAGCCAACGCCAACAGCAGCCATCATTGATTCGCAAAGCATTCGCAGTGCTGAAGGAGGAGAATTACGCGGGTATGACGCGGCGAAACGAATTACCGGACGAAAGCGTCACATCCTGGTGGATACGTTGGGGCTTGTGATGGTCGTTGTTGTCCACTCGGCCGATCTACAAGACTACGAAGGTGCACATCTTGTTCTTGAAAACATCAGACAGAAGTTTCGTCGGCTTCGAGTCATCTTCGCGGACTCGATTTACGGGCGGGCTGATTTGCCGGAGTTCCTGAAGCAATGGTATCGTGTCATCTTGCAAACCGTTAAGCGTCCGGTCGAAGCCGAAGGGTTCGTTGTCTTACCCAAGCGATGGATCGTTGAACGGACTTTCGCATGGCTTGGAAAATTCAGAAGGCTCTCAAAGGACTATGAAAGACTGACTCAAAACAGCGAAACTGTCATACGAATCGCAATGATTCAATTCATGCTAAACAGGCTGGAAAAATAA
- a CDS encoding GNAT family N-acetyltransferase, which produces MNNLTIRDMTPEDASDVIALNEAVVHTTSPMDIDRFKVLYALSDLKLIAQVNGDVVAFVMGIASDSSYDNGNYDWFSERLKRFLYVDRVVVSDRCRGMGVGRLLYSQIHDWAVRSRLLTVCAEMNLNPPNHQSLRFHRNAGFVQIGTRMLENGKLVSMQIRSISEDSETT; this is translated from the coding sequence TTGAACAATCTCACAATCCGAGACATGACTCCAGAAGATGCTTCAGATGTCATCGCACTCAACGAGGCCGTGGTGCATACCACTAGCCCAATGGACATAGACCGATTCAAGGTTCTGTATGCACTCAGCGACTTGAAGCTGATCGCGCAAGTTAACGGCGACGTTGTGGCATTCGTGATGGGGATCGCCAGTGACAGCAGCTATGACAACGGCAACTACGATTGGTTCTCAGAGCGACTCAAACGATTCCTGTACGTCGATCGCGTCGTGGTGTCAGATCGCTGTCGCGGCATGGGTGTCGGTCGTTTGCTCTATTCGCAAATCCATGACTGGGCGGTACGATCGCGACTGCTTACAGTTTGTGCCGAAATGAACCTCAACCCGCCCAATCATCAGTCCCTTCGCTTTCACAGGAATGCCGGGTTCGTCCAAATCGGGACGCGGATGTTGGAAAATGGAAAACTCGTATCGATGCAAATTCGATCGATCAGTGAGGATTCAGAAACCACGTAG
- a CDS encoding ISL3 family transposase → MQDTELYQQILGIETPWEVSNVDLNMELGEIVVSVRHAQGTKFCCPQCDQKLSCYDHSPSRRWRHLDSCQFKTMLEASIPRVDCPEHGVKLVQVPWSSPNSRFTLMFEAFAIRLLKATQTIEGARTILRTGWEATWTILERAVERGQARKQSSPLPHIGIDEKSFKKGQNYITLIYDLDNSTVEAISEGHNKEAANECFSQLLPGQIETVEAIAMDMSSAFVNAAKSNIPLAETKIVHDRFHVMKLVNEAVDKVRKQENKRLRSEGDDTLTGTRYLFLKNYDNLKESSQQRLDALFSFKLETGKAWTYKEMLRDLWHHDTAKEAKEFFRWWYRKVIHTRLEPMKKVARTIKTRIDNVVSYCTFSGISNGVAEGINSKIQSIKRRVGGYRNRQNYKTAIFFYCGGLDLDP, encoded by the coding sequence ATGCAAGACACGGAACTTTATCAACAGATCCTTGGCATTGAGACGCCTTGGGAAGTATCGAACGTTGATCTGAACATGGAACTTGGTGAGATCGTCGTTAGTGTGCGTCACGCACAAGGCACGAAGTTCTGCTGCCCTCAGTGCGATCAGAAATTGAGCTGCTATGACCATTCTCCATCGCGTCGCTGGCGTCACTTGGACAGCTGCCAATTCAAGACGATGCTGGAAGCTTCGATCCCCCGAGTGGATTGTCCCGAACACGGCGTGAAACTGGTTCAAGTTCCCTGGTCCAGTCCCAACAGTCGCTTCACGTTGATGTTCGAAGCTTTTGCGATCCGCTTGCTCAAGGCAACACAAACGATCGAAGGTGCTCGCACGATTCTGCGAACTGGCTGGGAAGCGACATGGACGATTCTTGAGCGAGCCGTCGAGCGTGGGCAAGCTCGAAAGCAATCCAGTCCACTGCCTCACATTGGCATCGACGAGAAGTCTTTCAAGAAAGGGCAGAACTACATTACTTTGATTTACGACCTCGACAACAGTACGGTTGAAGCGATCTCCGAAGGCCACAACAAAGAGGCCGCCAACGAATGCTTTTCTCAACTTTTACCGGGTCAAATCGAAACCGTCGAAGCCATCGCGATGGACATGAGCTCTGCTTTTGTGAACGCTGCAAAGTCCAACATTCCCCTGGCAGAAACAAAGATTGTGCACGACCGTTTTCATGTGATGAAGCTGGTCAACGAAGCGGTAGACAAGGTTCGCAAGCAAGAGAACAAGCGTCTCCGCAGCGAAGGTGACGACACGCTAACAGGGACTCGTTACCTGTTTCTGAAGAACTATGACAACCTCAAGGAATCAAGCCAGCAGCGTCTTGATGCGTTGTTTTCTTTCAAACTCGAAACCGGCAAGGCATGGACTTACAAAGAGATGCTTCGCGATCTTTGGCATCACGACACCGCCAAGGAGGCGAAAGAGTTTTTCAGGTGGTGGTACCGCAAGGTGATTCACACTCGGCTGGAGCCAATGAAGAAGGTCGCACGCACGATCAAAACTCGCATCGACAACGTCGTCAGCTACTGCACCTTCAGTGGAATATCAAACGGAGTTGCCGAAGGAATCAACAGCAAGATTCAATCGATCAAGCGACGAGTTGGCGGCTACAGAAACAGGCAAAACTACAAAACAGCGATCTTCTTTTACTGCGGTGGACTCGACCTCGACCCATAG
- a CDS encoding ABC1 kinase family protein: MEITELPQLVRNAGRFREVVTILAKHGLADWLTLASPRWLDWLRGKTSDDEDDCSTEQRIRIALTELGTTFIKLGQVLSTRPDLVGQTLATELAELRANTPADDPDSVRAMIESELGGAIEELFAKFEPEAMASASIGQVHKAILHGGEHVVVKVQHPGIEKRIVNDLEIISKLAELAEQHSVYLRQYRPVKTAQEFQRTLMRELDFGREQRNMTRFRENFSDNSQVRFPAAYPELCSRRVLTMDLFEGISVSEKQKLETCGLDLKQVAIDGANLFLDMIFRDGFYHADPHPGNLMVLSASDVAGSSDQRSAGLPSAAGIGVEVDAETPRRRLNGAVGAALVTEKITGPRNESNSSAVIGVLDSGMVGRIDDALQQELELALIAAVHQDGEVITEIIARVGDLPSDFDESELQSAVQEFLDEYSHQSLDDFDLSGCLNEMILIIRSHQIYLPAKIAMLLKVLIMLEGTAQQLSPKFNLAELIQPYGTTAMWRRYSPKRFFSRMKSTVKDWDRLMAILPRDVADILHNMKRGKFDVHLEHRRLEPIVNRLVKGILTAALFMGSASLSSYQVPPTINGFSIPGFLGCGVALYMGWSITRAINRSKK; this comes from the coding sequence ATGGAAATAACCGAGCTTCCTCAACTGGTGCGTAACGCAGGGCGGTTCCGGGAAGTCGTGACGATTCTCGCCAAGCATGGTTTGGCTGATTGGCTGACGTTGGCTTCGCCGCGTTGGCTGGATTGGCTACGAGGAAAAACGTCCGACGACGAAGACGACTGTTCGACTGAACAGCGGATCCGAATCGCGCTGACGGAACTTGGCACGACGTTTATCAAGCTTGGACAGGTCCTCAGCACGCGACCGGATCTGGTTGGCCAGACGTTGGCGACGGAGCTTGCTGAACTACGGGCCAACACGCCCGCCGACGATCCCGATTCCGTTCGGGCGATGATCGAGTCGGAGTTGGGCGGGGCGATTGAGGAGCTGTTTGCAAAGTTTGAGCCCGAGGCGATGGCGTCTGCTTCGATCGGCCAGGTTCACAAAGCGATTTTGCATGGAGGAGAGCATGTCGTGGTGAAAGTCCAGCATCCGGGCATCGAAAAACGGATCGTCAACGACCTCGAGATCATCAGCAAGCTGGCCGAACTTGCGGAACAGCACTCGGTTTACCTGCGTCAGTATCGGCCTGTAAAAACAGCGCAGGAGTTTCAGCGAACGTTGATGCGAGAGCTGGACTTTGGTCGTGAGCAACGAAACATGACTCGCTTTCGGGAGAACTTTTCCGATAACTCTCAGGTTCGATTTCCTGCAGCCTATCCAGAGCTCTGCTCACGTCGCGTGCTGACGATGGACCTGTTCGAAGGCATCAGCGTGAGCGAAAAACAGAAACTGGAAACGTGTGGACTGGACCTGAAGCAGGTCGCCATAGATGGAGCCAACCTTTTTCTGGACATGATTTTTCGTGACGGGTTTTATCACGCCGATCCGCACCCGGGAAACCTGATGGTTCTTTCGGCCAGCGATGTCGCAGGCAGCAGCGATCAACGAAGTGCCGGACTGCCTTCCGCCGCCGGGATCGGCGTCGAGGTCGATGCGGAAACTCCCAGACGTCGGCTCAATGGAGCAGTAGGCGCTGCGCTGGTCACGGAAAAGATAACAGGGCCACGCAACGAATCTAACTCGTCTGCTGTGATCGGAGTCCTCGACAGCGGCATGGTTGGACGGATCGATGATGCGTTACAGCAAGAGTTGGAATTGGCACTGATCGCAGCGGTCCACCAGGACGGAGAAGTCATTACAGAGATTATCGCTCGAGTCGGTGATCTGCCGTCCGATTTCGACGAATCAGAGTTGCAGAGTGCCGTGCAGGAATTTCTCGACGAATATTCGCATCAATCGCTGGACGACTTTGATCTGAGCGGATGTCTCAACGAGATGATCCTGATCATTCGCTCGCATCAAATTTACTTGCCGGCAAAGATCGCGATGCTGCTCAAGGTTCTGATCATGCTCGAAGGCACGGCACAGCAGTTGAGCCCTAAATTCAATCTGGCTGAACTGATCCAGCCTTACGGAACGACGGCCATGTGGCGACGCTATTCGCCCAAGCGTTTCTTCTCCCGAATGAAGTCGACGGTGAAGGACTGGGATCGTCTGATGGCGATTCTTCCTCGCGACGTCGCCGACATTTTGCACAACATGAAACGCGGCAAGTTCGACGTGCACCTCGAACATCGGCGGCTGGAACCGATTGTGAACCGTTTGGTAAAAGGAATCCTTACGGCGGCGCTCTTCATGGGTTCGGCATCACTTTCCAGCTACCAGGTTCCACCAACGATCAACGGTTTTTCGATTCCCGGATTCCTCGGTTGCGGAGTCGCGCTGTACATGGGTTGGTCGATCACGCGAGCCATCAACCGATCGAAAAAATAA
- a CDS encoding haloacid dehalogenase type II, with the protein MRNLRLTLAWAAALLVAVSPLVNAQTTSEKNLKSDKKAAMSKETLPRPKVIIFDVNETLLDLAPLKSSVGKALNGREDLLPLWFSTMVHYSLVETLSDDYHSFGEIGTAALMMVAETQGIELSYDDAKTAIVTPLRSLPPHADVIEALKALKADGYKIVSLTNSSSVGVETQFKNAGLTEFFEKRYSVDSVKKFKPHPETYKMALADLGVKPEEALMVAAHAWDIAGADNVGLQTAFVARPGKTLYPNADKPDYVVNDLSELVKHLAATKTAQADTESDKTLAEQLAAQAAKSAKRFPESVRKVYAEGIETVRATQIEESAKQVGDAAIDAELTNWNGETVKLSELWSEGPVVLMWYRGGWCPYCNIQLRAMQQNLDKIENAGARLVVLTPELPEKAKETAATNNLDIVALHDNGSAVARKYGILFKLPAAIVPSYRDKLKLPEYNGNDAMELPLSATYVIDKSGTITYAFLDADYKKRAEPADVIEAVKAAAK; encoded by the coding sequence ATGAGAAACCTTCGATTAACTTTGGCGTGGGCCGCAGCTCTTTTGGTTGCCGTTTCGCCGCTGGTCAACGCTCAAACAACTTCAGAGAAGAATCTTAAATCTGACAAGAAAGCCGCGATGTCAAAGGAAACGCTGCCGCGCCCGAAAGTTATCATCTTTGATGTCAATGAAACGCTGCTCGATCTGGCTCCATTGAAATCGTCAGTCGGCAAAGCGCTCAACGGTCGAGAAGACTTGCTGCCGCTGTGGTTTTCTACCATGGTGCACTACTCGTTGGTGGAAACATTGAGCGATGATTATCACAGTTTTGGGGAAATCGGAACCGCAGCACTGATGATGGTCGCCGAAACGCAAGGCATCGAGCTGTCCTACGACGATGCCAAAACTGCAATCGTTACGCCACTGCGTTCTTTGCCGCCGCATGCGGACGTGATCGAAGCACTCAAGGCATTGAAGGCCGATGGATACAAGATCGTCAGTCTGACGAACTCGTCGTCTGTTGGCGTGGAGACTCAGTTCAAGAACGCGGGACTGACTGAATTTTTTGAAAAACGATACAGCGTTGACAGCGTCAAAAAATTCAAGCCGCATCCTGAGACCTACAAGATGGCGTTGGCCGACCTTGGGGTGAAGCCGGAAGAAGCCTTGATGGTCGCGGCTCACGCCTGGGACATCGCAGGAGCCGACAACGTCGGACTGCAAACTGCATTCGTGGCGCGTCCGGGAAAGACACTCTATCCAAACGCCGACAAACCAGACTATGTCGTCAATGATCTTTCAGAGCTGGTGAAACATCTGGCTGCAACGAAGACTGCTCAGGCCGATACGGAGTCAGACAAAACGCTTGCTGAGCAGCTTGCTGCCCAAGCCGCGAAGAGCGCAAAACGATTTCCGGAATCAGTGCGAAAGGTTTACGCCGAAGGCATTGAAACCGTCCGCGCGACTCAAATCGAAGAATCAGCCAAGCAGGTGGGCGACGCCGCGATTGACGCCGAGCTTACGAACTGGAATGGCGAAACGGTAAAGCTCAGCGAACTGTGGAGCGAAGGGCCGGTCGTGTTGATGTGGTATCGCGGCGGTTGGTGTCCGTACTGCAACATTCAACTGCGTGCGATGCAGCAGAACCTGGACAAGATCGAGAACGCGGGAGCACGTCTGGTTGTGTTGACTCCGGAACTTCCTGAGAAAGCCAAGGAAACCGCTGCGACCAACAATCTGGACATCGTCGCCCTGCACGACAATGGCAGCGCGGTGGCTCGCAAGTACGGCATTCTGTTCAAGCTGCCCGCCGCGATCGTTCCGTCGTATCGCGACAAGCTAAAACTGCCCGAGTACAACGGCAACGATGCGATGGAACTGCCGCTGTCGGCGACGTATGTGATCGACAAGTCCGGCACCATCACGTACGCCTTCCTTGACGCGGACTATAAGAAACGAGCCGAACCAGCGGACGTTATTGAAGCTGTAAAAGCTGCCGCGAAGTAA